Genomic segment of Methanolobus mangrovi:
CGTTAAATATACTCCCACAAAAAACACCAGAGAAACCTTACGCCAGTTATGCGCTTAAACTTCTGTTTGAGGAATCACCAGATGGTTTCTTTATCACAAATCCGCAGTTTAAAGAAGCGATGGTCAGATGTGGATTCTCACCTGTAAATAAAAATAAGTTAAATTGGGATTTCCGAGTTTCCCTAAAACCTCCAGAGTTGAAAAAATCTAAAAGAGGTTAGAAACGGGCATATATTGAATGAGAGGGTAATAAATCACTTTTCCTCTTCGTCATTATGCTTTTTATGCTTGTTATACAATACCAAATACAAAGAACCAATGCATATATAGAGTGCTCCTAATGCCATATATGCGCTGTTTTCACCGATTCCTGCAGCGATAAAAAAGCATATTGCTGCTACATACCATAAAACCGCTATAATTGAATAATACTTTTTTTTCATGTTGCTCATTATCCTCTTATTTTTTCTATATAAGAAATTTTTGTATTACATAGGGGCTTGCGATAATATCATTATAACTGGGTGATAAGCTAAACTGTCAAGTAAAGGAAAAGTTATAAGCGATGCTGAATGGAAGAAATTTGTTGAGGAATAAACATTGAAACGATGAACCAGAGTATTATTCTTTCTTTTTAGCATCCCAACAGTTTTCAAACTTAGGATCTGGATTCTTTCTCTACATAACTCATAAATCCAAAGGCTAAATATAATCTTAGTAGTCATTAAAATGAAGATTTTTTCAAACCAAAGAAACATGGCCGGTAAAATAATGGATGATATTGAGATAAAGCGCAAACAAGATGAGGCTATCAGGAAAGAGTACGAAGAAGGTGAGGAGAAAAAGCCTGCTGAATCCATAAAAAACTCCATTGGTATGGAGTTTGTGCTTATACCTGCCGGTGAGTTGTGCATGGTTTCAAATGGATATAGCCATGAAGGACCAGTTCATAAAGTGATCATCTCAAAGCCATTTTACCTCGAAAAGTATCCAGTGACCCAGAAAGAATGGAAAGCTGTGATGGGTAATCATCCTTCGTGTTTTGAAGGAGATGACAGGCCTGTTGAATGTGTTTCATGGAATAAAGTACAGGAATTCGTTAAGATGCTGAACGCAAAGGAAGGTACTGACAAATATCGTCTTCCATCTGAAGAAGAATGGGAATATGCCTGCAGAGCTGGCACGACCACCAGATATTCTTTTGGTAATGCTGATTCGGAATTGGATGAGTTTGCCTGGTATTATTACAATTCAGAACATGAAACCCACCCCGTAGGCAAAAAGAAACCGAATCCCTGGGGATTACATGACATGCATGGCAATGTATGGGAATGGTGCCAGGATGAATGTTATAAAAGTTATGAGTGTTCTCTGGCTGATGGTAATGCCTGGGAAGCTGTTGCCAGCTCTGCTCCAGCCCTGCGTGGTGGTAGCTGGGTCAATTATCCCAAAAAATGTCGTTCTGCCTATCGTAGCAGCTTTAACCCGGACTATGGAACATACTCTCTTGGCTTCCGTCTTCTCAGATCTGTTTGATTACTTACGGCTCTACCAATTTACAACTTTATTGCAAAGTAGCAAAAGACACGCTTGAAGTCTATAATGAAAACAAAAATACTCAAACAGTACTGTTATAGGTGGAATTATTTAGAAATACTTTCACAAGCATTCTCGTCCCTTCCATTTGAGACAACATTCCATGACCGCCGGTATCATATAGTACCAATTGCGATTGATCTATTTTATTGTGGGCATTTTCTGCATGTTTGTAACTCACCAATGCATCGTCTTTAGCGTGGATGATTAATGTTGGTGCACGAAGGTTAATTGTAGGCACGGTATAAAATTCAATCATTTTTTCATCGTTTATAGTGCCTTTATACCTTTGAGACATTGGATGCATTATATCAAGCATTTCCTGAGCCAATTCTTTCTGCTCTGGATTAAAAGTTTCATATATTTCTATAGGAATTCCCATCAGGTCCAGAATCGCAGGCTGAAAGAATCTTGTAAGGAGCCAATATGCATAATCAGACTGCTGGACGGTGTGAATAATACCAACATAAAATGGATCTTTGTCATCTGGTGCTGGACCCATACTTACAGCAGACACCAATATCAATGCTGAGCATCTGTCAGGATGGTCGTTGGCAAACTGTGTGGCTGATGGTCCACCAGCTGATACGCCAACAACAATTACTTTATCTATATTAAAATTATCCAGAAGAGCTTTATACGCTTCAGTTTGCAATTTTATCGAAGCATTATCTGGAATGGGTGATCGAAGATATCCATATCGTGAAACCGAGATGAATTTATATTCGTTTCCAAAAAGGAGTTTGCCCAACCAAAGTCCCTGATCATAACCACCTCCTGCACCATGTAGCAATAAGACAGGTTTCCCTTCCCCCTTTATAGCATACTCAATATCTCCGTACTCTGTTTCCAAAACACTACTGTCCGTAGGCAATCGCTTTTGTGCTTCCGTCATAGTATCATGGTAATTCGGATAAGTTAGAGCAATTAGTATAACCGTTGTACAAATTAAACATGCCAATATAATTAGTAAAATATTCCTGATTTTACTCTTAATTTCTTTCAAGAAAATCACTTCTGATTTGCAGTCACTATACCCAGACTTAAGTCCAAGACCTGTTTACAACTCCTAAGCATCTCGATTATTTATTTTATTTGGCAATATGTTTCACAACAATTTCCCAACATTTTATTGTAATAATCCTCCCTATAATATTCCATAACTCCCAACTTTTATAATCTTTCCGACTTTCTACATGAAACCCCAAAACTGTAAATTTTGATTGAAAATAATAGTCTCATCTTTTTAAATCAGAGATTTAATGAGCATATTCCAGTTAATAAGGAAAGAACGTTCTTAATAATCCTCCCTATGCCTTTATACTGTTTCAACTTTTGAGGGTGGGATTGAAATGATAAATCATATCACCAATCTATCATTACGTAAAGCTGCAATTATTGCTGTTTTTAGTTACCTGGTTATATTCGTACCTGGTATCTTAGCTAATAAGAATTTTTAATCCCATAATCTATTTAGTATAGAACAGAATATCAGATTTAATAAATTTGGATGTGAGTAAAATAAAATCAATGGTCATTATAGCATTGTTTTTGCTGATAACGCCTGTGAGTATTGTTTCTGGAGAAAGCGGTGTTGATTATGATGCATACAAAGAAAAATGGGATCTACTGTATGAGGACAAAAATGACTGGCTGTGTGTGGACTATGCAGTAAATTATGCAAGGAACAATCCTGGTTGGAACGTGGTTATCCTTTCACCATCACCAGCTTTCAGGTATCAGCCTCACATGGCTAACTACAAGATCGATGGAAACATGCTTTTGATCCATGAGCCTCAGGTCAACCTCACATATGAACTTGAGATCATCAATGGAAGCATGACAGTTCCTTTCTATGAGGATTATCCGGACGATTTTTCAAGTCAGTGGGCAAGACCCACTTATTTCCATTTTATTGCAAATGAAACAGATGTGGTCAGAACATATTATTCACTGCAGGATAATCGCGATGAGTTCTTTGATTATGAGAATATGAGCAGCTATGAACCTGTAAACCTTACATCGGAACTTGATGATAATGCCTACACAATGGTAATACAGGACAATACCAGCAGTAAGATCGATAATACAACCACATTGAATAATACTACCACTGTAGCATATAATAATGAAAGCATTGACGAAACGGAAAGTTATACTGCAAAAATCATTCGTTTTGGAAAATTGATCATAGGTATGTTTTCATAGATAGAACATCAAATATTGTGGGTATATTATTTGTTACAAGCTTTCAGTATTGATCTGATTGATATTTTATTTATTCCAATAGCTGTGCAGGAACGGTTTTCGTAGTATGGTTTATCATAAAAGGATTAAATGAATATGCAATGGTCTATGTATCTACAAAGCAGATTTGAATGAGATAAAATAAACATATAAGAGTAAAGAGGGATAAAGCCCCTTTTGTTGTTTATTTGCCAATTTCTGGGCAGTAACCGTATTCTCCCCCGCTTTATCTTATACGTGCAGCTACCACTTTATATTCGGGACATTGGGTATCACTGTCGCAAACGTCAGATGTTAGATTATTAATCATAACTTCAGAAAAGTGGAAAGTTGTGCTTAATATCCCTTTTTTTACCGCAGTTGAGATCCGGGCTTTGATATCTGTTTTTCCACGTGGTGATTCTACACAGACCATATCGCCATTATTGATCGAATATTCTTTTGCATCATCAGGATGTATCAAAAGTACATCTTCGGTAACTATTTGTTCATTCGGGGTACGACGGGTCATTGCTCCGCTGTTGTAATGTTCCAATCCACGGTTGGTTGTAATAATGAAAGGATAATCTTTGCTGTGTTCCTGCAGCTCTGACGTTTCCTTATATGTCTGTTTATAGAATGCTCCCTTGCCCCGTTTGAAGTTTTCTTCATGCAATGTAGGAGTATCACCACCGCCATCAGCCACAGGCCATTGCAATCCGTTCTTGCCCAGATTTTGCCAGGTAATACCTTTAAAGAAAGGAACTATTTGAGCAATTTCATTTAACACATTTTGTGCCGAGTAGTCAGGTTGTGGATATCCCATGCGTTGCATGATCTCCGTTATTATCTGTCCATCGGGTCTGGTGCCGGATAAAGGGTTAACTACTCTGTTCACACGTTGTACGCGACGTTCTCCATTGGTGAAGGTACCTTCTTTCTCCAAGAACGAAGCAGCGGGTAGTATAACAGTAGCAAGCCTCGCGGTTTCGGTCATGAACAATTCCTGTACAACCAGAAGCTCCAGTTTGCTCAATGCTCTTATAACCATCTGGCTATTTGAGTCCGTTTGAACCACATTTTCTCCGATTATCCACATAGCTTTCAGTTTATCCTGCAATGCAGCTTCGTACATCTGCGGAATATTATAACCTATATGTTTGGGTAATTTGGCGCCATAAAAATCTTCATACAGGGCATGTATCTCATCGTTGGTCACATCTAAATAACCTGCACCCTGATTTGGCTGACAACCCATATCGGCTGCACCCTGTACATTGTTTTGTCCACGCAATGGATTAACACTCACACCCGGAAGACCTATATTGCCTGTGATCATTGCCAGATTAGCAATCAGCATAACAGTTGAGGTACCCTGTGAATTCTCGGTTGCTCCAAGCCCATGGAAAGACATTGCATTTTTTGCGGAGGCATAAGCAATTGCAGCTTCATGCACCAGATTACGATCAACACCCGTTATGCTTTCCAGTTCATCAATGTTCTGCGATAGGATATGTTGTTTGAATTCTTCAAATCCTTCGGTGCGTTGTTCTATAAATGAAGTATCTATCAAATCCTCTTTAATGATATAATAAAAGAAAAGATTCATCAAAGCCACATTAGTACCGGGTTTTAGCTGTAAATGGTAATGAGCATAACGTGCCAGTTCGGTCTTACGGGGATCGATCACTATCAGTGTTGTATCCTTCATGGCGGCTTGCTTGATCTTTGCACCTGTGACCGGATGTGCATCCGTAGGATTAGCCCCGAACACCAAAATACAATCGGTGTGTTTGATATCGTCAATTGAATTGGTGGCAGCA
This window contains:
- a CDS encoding formylglycine-generating enzyme family protein gives rise to the protein MAGKIMDDIEIKRKQDEAIRKEYEEGEEKKPAESIKNSIGMEFVLIPAGELCMVSNGYSHEGPVHKVIISKPFYLEKYPVTQKEWKAVMGNHPSCFEGDDRPVECVSWNKVQEFVKMLNAKEGTDKYRLPSEEEWEYACRAGTTTRYSFGNADSELDEFAWYYYNSEHETHPVGKKKPNPWGLHDMHGNVWEWCQDECYKSYECSLADGNAWEAVASSAPALRGGSWVNYPKKCRSAYRSSFNPDYGTYSLGFRLLRSV
- a CDS encoding alpha/beta fold hydrolase, with the protein product MKEIKSKIRNILLIILACLICTTVILIALTYPNYHDTMTEAQKRLPTDSSVLETEYGDIEYAIKGEGKPVLLLHGAGGGYDQGLWLGKLLFGNEYKFISVSRYGYLRSPIPDNASIKLQTEAYKALLDNFNIDKVIVVGVSAGGPSATQFANDHPDRCSALILVSAVSMGPAPDDKDPFYVGIIHTVQQSDYAYWLLTRFFQPAILDLMGIPIEIYETFNPEQKELAQEMLDIMHPMSQRYKGTINDEKMIEFYTVPTINLRAPTLIIHAKDDALVSYKHAENAHNKIDQSQLVLYDTGGHGMLSQMEGTRMLVKVFLNNSTYNSTV
- the fdhF gene encoding formate dehydrogenase subunit alpha, whose amino-acid sequence is MNKIAYINDQPYAIQKGESILQFVKRSHSDKLIPTLCDTPHLKPFGACRVCSVDVALEQDGPAKVMASCHTPVSEGIYIYPSSERILKLRKNIIELVLTNHPLDCLTCEVNNNCELQEVAARVGVRDVRYPVGKDNLNRTRDLSHPYMTSDLSKCINCSRCVRACDEVQGMFVLSMAGRGFESRVIKGMDTSFIESSCVSCGACAQACPTSAISDVYESKSIIADEKIRTICTYCGVGCNLEVAVKDEKVRFIQAPWDSKVNSGHLCLKGRFAFSFYNHPDRIRTPFIKKNGVFVEANWDEAYDFIASELNRIIKKNDPDHIAGISSARCPNEENYLMQKFMRAVIGTNNIDNCARVCHSPTALGMQRTFGTGAATNSIDDIKHTDCILVFGANPTDAHPVTGAKIKQAAMKDTTLIVIDPRKTELARYAHYHLQLKPGTNVALMNLFFYYIIKEDLIDTSFIEQRTEGFEEFKQHILSQNIDELESITGVDRNLVHEAAIAYASAKNAMSFHGLGATENSQGTSTVMLIANLAMITGNIGLPGVSVNPLRGQNNVQGAADMGCQPNQGAGYLDVTNDEIHALYEDFYGAKLPKHIGYNIPQMYEAALQDKLKAMWIIGENVVQTDSNSQMVIRALSKLELLVVQELFMTETARLATVILPAASFLEKEGTFTNGERRVQRVNRVVNPLSGTRPDGQIITEIMQRMGYPQPDYSAQNVLNEIAQIVPFFKGITWQNLGKNGLQWPVADGGGDTPTLHEENFKRGKGAFYKQTYKETSELQEHSKDYPFIITTNRGLEHYNSGAMTRRTPNEQIVTEDVLLIHPDDAKEYSINNGDMVCVESPRGKTDIKARISTAVKKGILSTTFHFSEVMINNLTSDVCDSDTQCPEYKVVAARIR